A window from Bacteroidetes Order II. bacterium encodes these proteins:
- the pdxH gene encoding pyridoxamine 5'-phosphate oxidase — translation MNIAVLRAHYTKGGLLEADCDADPLVQFKKWFNDALQAEVIEPNAMTLSTVQASGIPKARIVLLKGVDERGFVFYTNYESAKGHEMQERPFAALTFWWPELERQIRIEGNVEKVPHAESDAYFESRPFGSKVGAWVSEQSTVIQGRSVIEERLAELEVRFADGLVTRPSHWGGYLIKPTLLEFWQGRPSRLHDRIRYQKMGAYWKIERLSP, via the coding sequence ATGAATATTGCAGTTTTACGCGCCCATTACACGAAAGGTGGGTTATTGGAAGCGGATTGTGACGCCGACCCATTGGTACAGTTTAAGAAATGGTTTAATGATGCCCTTCAGGCAGAGGTCATTGAACCCAATGCCATGACCCTTTCGACCGTTCAGGCCTCCGGTATTCCGAAAGCCCGTATTGTCCTGTTAAAGGGGGTGGACGAACGGGGATTTGTTTTCTACACAAATTACGAGAGTGCGAAAGGGCACGAAATGCAAGAACGGCCTTTTGCAGCCCTTACCTTTTGGTGGCCAGAGTTGGAACGCCAGATCCGAATAGAAGGAAATGTGGAAAAAGTGCCCCACGCGGAATCTGATGCATATTTTGAAAGTCGGCCATTCGGGAGCAAAGTAGGGGCTTGGGTTTCCGAGCAAAGCACCGTCATTCAAGGTCGTTCGGTTATTGAAGAGCGTCTCGCCGAACTGGAAGTTCGATTTGCAGATGGGCTGGTCACACGCCCCTCCCACTGGGGCGGATATCTGATAAAACCCACGTTATTGGAGTTTTGGCAAGGCCGCCCAAGCCGACTTCATGACCGTATCCGCTATCAGAAGATGGGAGCGTACTGGAAGATAGAACGGCTCTCTCCCTGA
- a CDS encoding bifunctional folylpolyglutamate synthase/dihydrofolate synthase: protein MTPETAYQYLLALPRFEKTTEAYKPGLEKIRRILHAMGNPHLRYPTAHIAGTNGKGSVSSMIAAIGTASGKRVGLYTSPHLFHFTERFRIDGQPAPSDWMARAVTHWKPLFEEEKPSFFEATTALAFVFFAEMDVEAAVIETGLGGRLDATNVIQPLVTAITQIGWDHTEQLGKTLPKIAAEKAGIIKPGIPLFTMASQPEVLEVIRQKAKHKNARFHELFLNGAIQNFRLLPDGFIADIQTPNHAYKRLMVSLNGVHQRENAHLALCCAEILFPEAPEVAVRTGLANVSSLSGLRGRCEVRSQQPLVVADVAHNAEGLEVALRFIRFLGPAKALYVVFGCMKDKSLTNMARMFVREKAHVYIVGLPPPRGYEAQELAAILIDEGLAVTICDSVAEAIHLLKELPAKNKSVLVTGSHQVVAELGTNDDFFSI, encoded by the coding sequence ATGACGCCGGAAACAGCCTATCAATATCTGTTGGCATTGCCTCGTTTCGAGAAAACAACCGAGGCATACAAACCGGGGTTGGAAAAAATTCGCAGGATTCTTCATGCCATGGGAAATCCGCACCTACGTTATCCAACCGCACACATTGCCGGAACCAATGGAAAAGGCTCGGTTTCTTCAATGATCGCAGCCATTGGAACGGCTTCTGGCAAACGGGTTGGCCTTTATACTTCCCCTCACCTGTTTCATTTTACCGAGCGCTTCCGAATAGATGGTCAGCCAGCTCCATCAGATTGGATGGCCCGCGCAGTAACCCATTGGAAACCCCTCTTTGAAGAGGAAAAACCCTCCTTCTTTGAAGCGACAACAGCGCTTGCGTTTGTTTTTTTTGCCGAAATGGACGTGGAAGCTGCGGTGATAGAGACAGGGCTTGGCGGTAGGTTGGATGCCACCAATGTGATTCAGCCTTTGGTAACAGCCATCACCCAGATTGGGTGGGATCATACCGAACAGTTAGGAAAAACCCTTCCCAAAATTGCTGCCGAAAAAGCAGGCATTATCAAGCCGGGTATCCCCCTCTTTACAATGGCTTCGCAGCCCGAAGTGTTGGAGGTAATCCGACAAAAAGCCAAGCACAAAAATGCGCGTTTTCATGAACTTTTTTTAAACGGCGCCATTCAAAATTTCCGATTATTACCCGACGGTTTTATAGCTGATATTCAAACGCCCAACCATGCCTATAAGCGCCTAATGGTGTCCCTAAATGGTGTACACCAACGCGAAAATGCCCACTTAGCCCTTTGTTGTGCCGAAATCCTTTTTCCGGAAGCCCCAGAAGTAGCGGTCCGTACAGGGCTTGCCAATGTCTCCTCCTTGTCTGGCTTAAGAGGAAGGTGCGAAGTCCGTTCGCAACAGCCACTTGTCGTGGCTGATGTGGCCCATAATGCGGAAGGACTGGAAGTGGCTTTGCGGTTTATACGCTTTCTCGGTCCCGCTAAGGCACTATATGTGGTTTTTGGTTGTATGAAAGACAAAAGCCTGACCAATATGGCGCGGATGTTTGTTCGGGAGAAAGCCCATGTATATATTGTAGGACTCCCGCCACCACGAGGATATGAAGCCCAAGAATTGGCCGCCATCTTAATTGACGAAGGATTAGCGGTCACTATTTGCGACTCCGTTGCCGAGGCCATCCATCTATTAAAAGAACTACCAGCGAAAAATAAATCGGTACTGGTTACTGGAAGCCATCAAGTGGTTGCCGAATTGGGTACAAATGATGATTTTTTTTCAATTTAA
- the rho gene encoding transcription termination factor Rho, whose amino-acid sequence MNIATLQEKKVTELQDIARTLGIASTYRMTKQELIYQILESFALAAAEEPEREPAADRAGKRPRKTAVKIDPLSYQPPPPEVEPPITPELFAPPTSNGEPVEEREDFRSEGVFRPREEKPREQREEQRPRQEDRFKPRTPQSDFKKRDDWGGSKREEWSNKREERSPMVRRDDRGGGGMKKDDRDRSDRDRVPPPKREQRPERPGRYSREDRVRRDERIRAAKEALPDYMRSFDPNGVELEGMIRKVGVLEILPDGYGFLRSAEYNYLPSPDDIYVSPSQIKRFSLRLGDTVDGEIRPPKEGERFFALIRVNTINGRDPALLQERPTFDYLTPLYPEERLKLESRASDYSTRIIDLFAPIGKGQRGLIVSPPKSGKTILLQQIANAITTNHPECHLIVLLVDERPEEVTDMRRHIEGEVIASTFDEDPERHVEVSNIVLEKAKRLIEAGQDVVILLDSITRLARAHNTVAPASGKTLSGGIEAGALRGPKRFFGAARNVEEGGSLTIVGTALVDTGSRMDEVIFEEFKGTGNMELVLNRDLSDRRIYPAIDIIKSGTRREEHLIPETVLNRVWILRKLMADMEPIAAMTFLLDKMRGTRNNEEFLTVMNS is encoded by the coding sequence ATGAACATTGCAACCCTTCAGGAAAAAAAGGTTACTGAACTGCAAGACATTGCCCGAACCCTCGGCATAGCCAGTACCTATCGGATGACCAAACAGGAACTGATTTATCAGATTCTGGAATCATTTGCCCTTGCGGCTGCCGAAGAACCAGAGCGTGAACCTGCGGCAGATCGCGCCGGAAAACGGCCTCGTAAAACAGCCGTTAAAATAGACCCTCTTTCCTATCAACCACCACCTCCAGAGGTGGAACCCCCCATTACACCCGAATTATTTGCACCACCGACTTCCAATGGAGAGCCTGTTGAAGAACGAGAGGACTTTCGTTCCGAGGGCGTTTTTCGTCCGCGCGAAGAAAAACCGAGAGAACAACGCGAAGAACAACGCCCACGTCAAGAGGATCGTTTCAAACCCCGAACGCCACAGTCCGACTTTAAAAAACGGGATGATTGGGGCGGGAGCAAACGCGAAGAGTGGAGCAATAAACGCGAAGAACGCTCACCAATGGTGCGGCGGGACGATCGAGGAGGTGGGGGGATGAAAAAAGACGACCGGGACCGTAGTGACCGAGACCGTGTACCACCTCCTAAAAGAGAACAACGACCGGAAAGGCCAGGACGGTACTCCCGCGAAGACCGCGTCCGAAGAGACGAACGCATCCGTGCGGCAAAAGAAGCCTTGCCGGATTACATGCGGAGTTTCGACCCAAACGGCGTGGAACTAGAAGGCATGATCCGAAAAGTGGGCGTTTTGGAAATCTTACCAGATGGCTACGGCTTTCTACGCTCGGCAGAATACAACTACCTGCCCAGTCCGGATGATATCTATGTTTCGCCTTCACAGATAAAACGGTTTAGCCTACGACTGGGTGATACGGTGGATGGTGAAATCCGTCCTCCAAAGGAAGGCGAACGCTTCTTCGCCTTGATTCGGGTCAATACGATTAATGGCCGTGATCCGGCGCTATTGCAAGAACGTCCCACATTTGATTATCTGACACCGCTTTATCCAGAAGAACGACTAAAATTAGAGTCCCGCGCTTCGGATTACAGCACCCGGATTATAGACCTGTTTGCTCCTATTGGTAAAGGGCAGCGTGGACTGATTGTTTCGCCACCCAAAAGTGGTAAGACGATTCTCCTGCAACAAATTGCCAATGCCATCACGACCAATCATCCAGAATGCCATCTGATCGTATTGTTAGTGGATGAACGACCGGAAGAAGTGACGGATATGCGCCGCCACATAGAAGGAGAAGTCATTGCTTCTACCTTTGATGAGGATCCGGAGCGCCATGTGGAGGTAAGCAATATTGTGTTAGAAAAAGCCAAACGGCTGATTGAAGCCGGTCAAGATGTAGTGATCTTATTAGATTCCATTACCCGTCTGGCACGGGCGCACAATACAGTTGCTCCAGCCTCTGGAAAGACCCTCTCCGGTGGTATAGAAGCGGGTGCACTACGGGGGCCCAAACGCTTTTTTGGGGCGGCCCGAAATGTGGAGGAAGGGGGGTCGCTGACGATTGTTGGTACCGCACTTGTTGATACAGGAAGTCGGATGGACGAGGTGATCTTTGAGGAGTTTAAAGGTACTGGAAACATGGAGTTGGTACTAAACCGCGACCTTTCGGACCGTCGGATTTACCCCGCCATAGACATTATCAAATCTGGAACGCGGCGAGAAGAACACCTGATTCCGGAAACCGTTCTGAACCGTGTTTGGATCCTTCGTAAACTTATGGCCGATATGGAGCCTATTGCTGCCATGACGTTTCTTTTAGACAAGATGCGTGGCACTCGCAATAATGAGGAATTCCTGACGGTGATGAATTCATAA
- a CDS encoding RsmB/NOP family class I SAM-dependent RNA methyltransferase, which yields MLPRVFVERLTQIVPKHAWEAVLQSFSEPPVTGFRINTMRATPEMVQAALASAGIPIRAVEWNPLAFWVLPEDRSRLMASDAYQKHWIYLQNLSSMVPVILLNPQKEEQILDLAAAPGSKTLQMAALMQNSGSIAAIEVVRKRFFQLQANLKAQGATNVRTFLKDGTTIWRHRPNYFDRVLLDAPCSTEARFREENPETYRYWSLRKVHEMAWKQSQLLQAAVRCARPGGEIVYSTCSFAPEENEAVLEAVLQQFGDAVCMEPLSVAFPNTQSALEKWENNTFRSDIQYALRILPTPQMEGFFVAKLRKCMPTD from the coding sequence ATGCTTCCCCGTGTTTTTGTCGAAAGGCTTACTCAGATTGTACCTAAACATGCTTGGGAGGCCGTTTTGCAATCGTTCTCAGAGCCACCGGTAACCGGATTTCGGATCAATACGATGCGGGCAACGCCGGAAATGGTACAGGCCGCACTCGCTTCGGCAGGGATACCGATACGAGCAGTGGAGTGGAATCCTTTGGCCTTTTGGGTTTTGCCGGAAGACCGGAGCCGCTTGATGGCCAGTGACGCATACCAAAAGCATTGGATCTACCTTCAGAACCTTTCAAGTATGGTTCCGGTAATCCTACTGAATCCCCAAAAAGAAGAGCAGATACTGGATTTAGCTGCGGCTCCCGGTAGTAAAACCTTACAAATGGCTGCTTTAATGCAGAATTCGGGCTCCATCGCTGCCATAGAAGTGGTTCGGAAACGGTTCTTCCAGTTGCAAGCGAATCTGAAGGCCCAAGGCGCAACAAATGTCCGTACCTTTTTGAAAGACGGAACCACCATTTGGCGACATCGTCCGAATTACTTCGATCGGGTTCTACTAGACGCTCCTTGTTCTACCGAAGCCCGTTTTCGCGAAGAAAATCCCGAAACCTACCGATACTGGAGCCTTCGGAAAGTGCATGAAATGGCATGGAAACAAAGCCAATTGCTCCAAGCAGCTGTCCGGTGCGCGCGACCGGGTGGGGAAATTGTCTATTCCACCTGTTCTTTTGCACCCGAAGAGAATGAAGCGGTCCTCGAAGCGGTCCTCCAACAGTTTGGGGATGCCGTTTGTATGGAGCCGCTCTCTGTAGCCTTTCCCAATACCCAATCAGCGTTGGAAAAATGGGAAAACAATACATTCCGGAGCGATATCCAATATGCCCTTCGGATTTTACCCACACCGCAAATGGAAGGTTTTTTTGTGGCCAAGCTCCGAAAATGTATGCCTACCGATTAA